One genomic region from Balneola sp. encodes:
- the rfbD gene encoding dTDP-4-dehydrorhamnose reductase — translation MRILITGGNGQLGREWVQFLNKQEVEFISLPSSDLDITNHADTNRVLSNLNPTVIINCAAYTKVDQAEEEKELGFKVNADAVENLAEYCDSNKIKLVHFSTDYVFPGTEGDMENLAKGYPEEYKTDPTNVYGASKLAGEKALADSGCEFLLIRVSWLCGKYGNNFVKTMLRLGKDRDELSVVNDQYGSPTFTKNVVENCWQLIKQKEEGTFHVSSAGKCTWYDFAAEIFKQTGVEVSLNPVDSSQFPTKAKRPAFSLLSTEKITNISGVSIIDWKDGLKSLLAELEI, via the coding sequence ATGCGGATTTTGATTACCGGAGGAAATGGGCAGCTTGGCAGAGAATGGGTGCAGTTTCTAAATAAGCAGGAAGTTGAATTTATTTCACTCCCTTCTTCAGATCTGGATATCACCAACCATGCTGATACCAATCGGGTGCTGAGCAATCTTAATCCTACCGTTATAATAAATTGTGCTGCCTACACAAAAGTGGATCAGGCTGAGGAAGAAAAGGAATTAGGCTTTAAAGTAAATGCAGACGCTGTTGAAAACCTGGCTGAGTATTGTGACTCCAACAAAATTAAATTAGTACACTTTTCCACAGACTATGTATTTCCCGGAACCGAAGGCGATATGGAAAACCTTGCTAAAGGGTATCCCGAAGAGTATAAGACCGATCCGACAAATGTATATGGCGCTTCAAAATTAGCAGGCGAAAAAGCTCTTGCTGATTCTGGTTGTGAATTTTTACTGATTAGAGTTTCGTGGCTATGTGGTAAGTATGGAAATAACTTTGTTAAAACGATGCTTAGGCTCGGCAAAGATAGAGACGAGCTTAGCGTGGTTAATGATCAATATGGCAGCCCGACTTTCACTAAGAATGTTGTTGAAAACTGCTGGCAGTTAATTAAACAAAAAGAAGAAGGGACGTTTCATGTTAGCTCTGCGGGTAAGTGCACTTGGTATGATTTTGCAGCCGAAATTTTTAAACAAACGGGTGTTGAAGTTAGCTTGAATCCGGTAGATAGCTCACAATTTCCAACAAAGGCAAAACGTCCGGCTTTTTCACTGCTAAGTACAGAAAAAATCACTAACATCTCAGGCGTTTCAATTATAGATTGGAAAGATGGGTTAAAATCATTGTTGGCAGAATTGGAGATATGA
- a CDS encoding spore coat protein has product MKGIILAGGTGSRLYPLTKVTNKHLLPIGDKPMIYHPIEKLTEVGIQEILIVTGTDHMGAVVNLLGSGKDFGCRFTYKVQDEAGGIAQALGLAENFAGDEPVVVILGDNIFEHSLQKAVDNYDGNGAQILIKEVPDPKRYGVAELDGEKVLSVEEKPKQPKSNFAVTGVYFYDSKVFNCIKTLKPSGRGELEITDVNNYYIQQGGMKSSVMKGWWTDAGTPESYRIANELVRG; this is encoded by the coding sequence ATGAAAGGAATCATACTTGCGGGAGGAACCGGGTCCCGACTTTATCCCTTAACTAAGGTTACGAATAAACATCTTCTTCCGATTGGTGATAAACCGATGATTTATCATCCCATCGAAAAGTTAACGGAAGTTGGCATTCAGGAAATTTTAATTGTTACGGGGACAGACCACATGGGTGCTGTGGTAAATCTATTGGGTTCTGGTAAAGACTTTGGATGTCGGTTTACCTATAAAGTTCAGGATGAGGCGGGCGGAATTGCACAAGCCTTGGGGTTAGCTGAAAACTTCGCAGGCGATGAGCCGGTGGTCGTAATTTTGGGGGATAATATTTTTGAGCACTCACTCCAAAAAGCCGTAGATAATTATGACGGAAATGGCGCTCAAATCCTTATAAAGGAAGTACCAGATCCAAAGCGGTATGGAGTAGCTGAACTTGATGGAGAGAAAGTGTTGTCGGTGGAAGAGAAACCTAAACAGCCTAAATCCAACTTTGCAGTAACAGGCGTTTATTTTTATGATTCGAAAGTTTTTAACTGTATAAAAACATTGAAGCCCTCTGGCCGGGGAGAGTTGGAAATTACCGATGTCAATAACTACTACATTCAGCAGGGGGGAATGAAAAGTTCGGTTATGAAAGGATGGTGGACGGACGCTGGCACACCTGAATCATATAGAATAGCTAATGAATTAGTGCGGGGTTAG